A DNA window from Mesorhizobium shangrilense contains the following coding sequences:
- a CDS encoding Xaa-Pro peptidase family protein: MVGMHTEVRRKIQAELQKDGLSAYLAITPANFFYTSGFHSSFLDLSWRMTGTDMVLIPADPGLEPVMIVSDFLSGAAGRATDIRDIRPYSMWIEARDLDVVASRPNEAQPTLRPVRPEQYRHAEIADIVASVLNEWKCAGGRIGTDLDFMQVETQSHLVNACSRAKFVDWADAIYRLRAIKHPEEIRRLRNAAIVFDNMLARSFGGIKEGYSLEEMRVECELGAIETFRANPSIGEYQGSWAFNAIGIGDTNRVKNGDVIKVDAGVRLSGYYSDCARVAIFGDPLKEALMVYDALNRAYDAAALELKPGNTMRVVHQVAEETVRANGLPNYTRGHFGHSIGIDNLVEERPFIGMNDTFLEPGMVVCLELPYYPPSVGEFNIEDMWLITDNGAECLNFVSRDLHLV; encoded by the coding sequence ATGGTAGGCATGCATACCGAAGTACGCCGGAAAATCCAAGCTGAACTGCAAAAGGACGGCTTATCGGCCTACTTAGCGATCACACCAGCCAACTTTTTTTACACCTCCGGATTTCATAGCAGTTTTCTTGATCTAAGTTGGCGCATGACGGGCACCGACATGGTTCTAATTCCGGCCGATCCTGGCCTGGAGCCCGTCATGATTGTCAGTGATTTCCTGTCCGGTGCCGCCGGACGGGCGACCGACATTCGAGATATCCGCCCATACTCCATGTGGATCGAAGCGCGAGACCTTGATGTCGTTGCGTCTCGGCCGAACGAGGCACAACCCACTTTACGCCCGGTGCGCCCAGAGCAATACAGGCATGCCGAAATCGCTGACATCGTCGCCAGCGTTCTCAACGAATGGAAGTGTGCTGGCGGACGAATTGGCACCGATCTGGACTTCATGCAGGTCGAAACCCAGAGCCATTTGGTCAACGCATGCAGTCGGGCCAAGTTTGTGGATTGGGCCGATGCCATTTATCGACTGCGGGCCATCAAACATCCCGAAGAAATCAGGCGCTTGCGTAATGCAGCCATCGTCTTCGACAATATGCTCGCACGGTCTTTTGGCGGTATCAAAGAGGGATATTCGCTTGAAGAAATGCGCGTCGAGTGCGAGCTGGGTGCGATCGAGACGTTCAGAGCTAATCCCTCCATTGGCGAATACCAGGGAAGTTGGGCCTTCAACGCCATAGGCATTGGTGACACGAACCGAGTAAAGAACGGCGATGTCATCAAGGTGGACGCCGGGGTCCGACTGAGTGGGTACTATAGCGATTGCGCGCGCGTCGCCATCTTTGGTGATCCCTTAAAAGAGGCGTTGATGGTCTACGATGCTTTGAATCGAGCGTATGACGCTGCGGCCCTGGAGCTGAAGCCCGGCAACACGATGCGAGTGGTCCACCAAGTCGCAGAGGAAACAGTCCGGGCGAACGGTTTGCCCAATTACACGCGTGGGCATTTTGGTCATTCTATTGGAATCGACAACCTGGTCGAGGAACGGCCATTTATTGGGATGAACGACACTTTTCTTGAGCCCGGCATGGTGGTCTGCCTCGAACTTCCTTACTACCCGCCAAGTGTAGGTGAATTCAATATCGAGGATATGTGGCTGATTACAGACAACGGTGCAGAGTGCCTCAATTTTGTGTCGCGAGACCTCCACCTAGTGTGA